In a single window of the [Chlorobium] sp. 445 genome:
- a CDS encoding chromosome partitioning protein ParA — translation MGKVIAIANQKGGVGKTTTAINLASSIAAAEMTTLLIDIDPQANATSGSGTQVNDETKTIYEVLIEHVDIEDVIQPSVMPYMDIVPSHINLVGTEIELIDVPDREKVMLKALQRVRKKYDYILIDCPPSLGLITLNSLTAADSVLIPVQCEYYALEGLGQLLNTINIVRKHLNPTLEIEGVLLTMYDSRLRLSNQVAEEVRKYFKEKVFNTLIRRNVKISEAPSHGKPIILYDAQSLGTKDYIDLAYEMFERDGIEKFSKKKAAVGGSAEQERTPPSSEASAGSSTPLSERSEEVRHMAGGR, via the coding sequence ATGGGAAAAGTTATTGCGATTGCTAACCAAAAAGGCGGTGTAGGCAAGACCACTACAGCCATTAATCTTGCCTCGTCGATTGCCGCTGCAGAAATGACTACACTGCTGATTGATATTGACCCCCAAGCAAACGCGACTTCTGGCTCTGGGACACAAGTAAACGATGAGACCAAGACGATCTATGAGGTGCTTATTGAGCATGTCGACATTGAAGACGTCATCCAGCCGTCGGTGATGCCATACATGGATATTGTGCCCTCTCATATCAATTTAGTTGGCACTGAAATTGAGCTCATTGATGTACCTGATCGTGAGAAAGTCATGCTCAAAGCCTTGCAGCGCGTACGCAAAAAGTATGATTACATTTTAATTGACTGTCCGCCTTCGCTTGGGCTGATTACACTCAACTCACTGACTGCTGCCGATTCTGTGCTTATTCCCGTTCAATGTGAATACTACGCCCTTGAAGGATTGGGACAACTCTTAAACACCATTAACATCGTGCGCAAGCATCTGAACCCGACGCTTGAAATTGAGGGAGTTCTGCTTACGATGTACGACAGCCGCTTGCGGCTCTCTAATCAAGTTGCCGAAGAAGTGCGCAAGTATTTCAAAGAAAAAGTCTTCAATACGCTGATTCGACGCAATGTCAAAATCTCTGAAGCACCAAGTCATGGCAAGCCGATCATTCTCTACGATGCACAGAGCTTAGGCACAAAAGATTACATTGACCTTGCTTATGAAATGTTTGAGCGTGATGGTATTGAGAAGTTTAGCAAGAAAAAAGCCGCTGTCGGCGGCAGCGCAGAGCAAGAGCGCACACCGCCTTCTTCAGAGGCTTCAGCAGGTTCGTCCACACCGCTCTCAGAGCGCAGTGAGGAAGTACGCCACATGGCAGGCGGTCGTTAA